One part of the Hydrogenobacter sp. T-2 genome encodes these proteins:
- a CDS encoding dephospho-CoA kinase gives MKDWKIYSTKIDELRKILEETLGSLDVEYEVKTPDEPDFDHNFKVPYLLLRYYTDQEHAHERKIELFDYYFDTPIQETANLIKDMVEEFLMEIDQSEYGGG, from the coding sequence ATGAAAGACTGGAAAATTTACAGTACCAAAATTGATGAGCTAAGAAAAATCCTTGAAGAAACTCTTGGTAGTCTTGATGTGGAATACGAGGTCAAAACCCCCGATGAGCCTGACTTTGACCACAACTTTAAAGTGCCCTACTTGCTCCTTAGATACTACACGGACCAAGAACATGCACACGAGAGAAAGATAGAGCTTTTTGACTATTACTTTGATACCCCCATTCAAGAGACTGCAAACCTCATAAAAGACATGGTGGAAGAGTTCCTTATGGAAATAGACCAAAGCGAATACGGTGGTGGTTGA
- the queA gene encoding tRNA preQ1(34) S-adenosylmethionine ribosyltransferase-isomerase QueA — MKVEDFDYELPEELIAKYPVEPRHKARLMVLNRKEKSIRHDIFWNLPLYLNRGDLLVFNNSKVLPARLYGRKPTGGKVEVLLTDFVNKEEWYALIGGKGIKEGLIIHVGDDLQIEVLEHVEGGKFKVKLLSQDPIKALDKYGKIPIPPYLKREEEPIDRVYYQTVFAQVEGSVAAPTASLHFSEELLQRLEEFGIKKTFITLHVSYGTFKPVKVSEVELHRVDPEYVKVSEETVKQIRETKERGNKVVAVGTTVVRALETAGFEPFEGWTDLYIYPGYSFKVVDALITNFHLPRSSLLFLVCAFGGREFILQAYKEAVRERYRFYSYGDGMLVL; from the coding sequence ATGAAAGTAGAAGACTTTGACTATGAACTTCCCGAGGAGCTTATAGCTAAGTATCCTGTAGAGCCAAGACATAAAGCAAGGCTTATGGTCTTAAACAGGAAGGAAAAAAGCATAAGGCACGACATTTTTTGGAACTTACCCTTATACCTCAATAGGGGAGACCTCTTAGTTTTTAACAATTCAAAGGTCCTGCCTGCAAGGCTTTATGGCAGAAAACCCACTGGTGGCAAGGTGGAAGTCTTGCTAACAGACTTTGTAAACAAAGAAGAGTGGTATGCCCTAATAGGAGGCAAAGGTATAAAGGAAGGTCTTATAATCCACGTAGGGGATGACTTGCAAATAGAAGTGTTAGAACACGTAGAGGGAGGAAAGTTCAAAGTAAAACTCTTATCACAAGACCCAATAAAAGCTCTTGACAAGTATGGAAAAATTCCCATACCACCCTATCTCAAAAGGGAAGAAGAACCCATAGACAGGGTCTATTACCAGACAGTGTTCGCTCAAGTGGAAGGCTCTGTGGCAGCACCTACCGCAAGTCTTCATTTTTCAGAGGAGTTATTGCAGAGGTTAGAGGAGTTTGGCATCAAGAAAACCTTTATAACTCTTCATGTCTCCTATGGGACTTTTAAGCCAGTAAAGGTTTCTGAAGTGGAGCTACACAGAGTTGACCCTGAGTATGTTAAAGTTTCAGAAGAGACGGTTAAGCAGATAAGGGAAACTAAGGAGAGAGGAAACAAGGTTGTAGCGGTTGGCACAACTGTTGTAAGAGCTTTGGAAACAGCAGGTTTTGAACCCTTTGAAGGCTGGACAGACCTATATATATACCCGGGCTATAGCTTTAAAGTGGTGGACGCACTAATTACGAACTTCCATCTTCCAAGGTCTTCGCTCCTTTTCCTTGTGTGTGCCTTTGGAGGGAGAGAGTTTATCCTTCAGGCTTACAAAGAGGCGGTAAGAGAAAGGTATAGGTTTTACAGCTATGGAGATGGGATGTTGGTGCTCTAA
- the rpsO gene encoding 30S ribosomal protein S15: protein MALPKTLKEEVIRNFQRHEKDTGSPEVQIAILTERINKLTEHLKKHKKDVHSRRGLIALIHARRRHLEYLKERDYKKYLEVVERLGLKVR, encoded by the coding sequence ATGGCATTACCAAAGACACTAAAGGAAGAGGTTATAAGAAACTTTCAAAGGCATGAAAAGGACACGGGTTCGCCAGAGGTGCAGATAGCCATACTTACAGAGCGTATAAACAAGCTCACCGAGCATCTCAAAAAGCACAAAAAGGATGTGCATTCAAGACGCGGTCTTATAGCCCTCATACACGCAAGGAGAAGACACCTTGAATACCTCAAGGAGAGGGACTACAAGAAGTATTTAGAAGTGGTAGAAAGGCTTGGGTTGAAGGTGAGATGA
- the dut gene encoding dUTP diphosphatase, with amino-acid sequence MKIKVKRLPHAEGLPLPFYATEHASGMDLLSAVYEPIVLKPMQRALIPTGIAVEIPPGYEAQIRPRSGLAIKHGITLLNTPGTIDADYRGEIKVILINLGEEDFVINRGDRIAQMVICPVVRVELEEVEELSTTSRSEGGFGSTGYRILE; translated from the coding sequence ATGAAGATAAAGGTCAAAAGACTTCCACACGCAGAAGGATTACCATTACCCTTTTATGCTACAGAACATGCTTCTGGTATGGACTTGCTCTCTGCGGTCTACGAGCCAATAGTCCTAAAGCCCATGCAGAGAGCACTTATTCCCACAGGCATAGCGGTTGAAATACCGCCAGGCTACGAAGCCCAAATAAGACCCAGGAGCGGTTTAGCCATAAAACATGGCATAACCCTTCTAAATACGCCCGGCACCATAGATGCGGACTACAGAGGGGAGATAAAGGTAATTCTTATAAACCTTGGGGAAGAAGACTTTGTAATAAACAGAGGAGACAGGATAGCACAGATGGTTATATGCCCAGTGGTAAGGGTTGAGCTGGAAGAAGTGGAGGAACTTAGCACCACCAGTAGGTCTGAGGGAGGCTTTGGTTCAACGGGTTATAGGATACTGGAATGA
- a CDS encoding polyribonucleotide nucleotidyltransferase, which translates to MERVSAKVGDSEIFIETGLYAKLADGAVVVRQGETAVLVTVVMSEEPVQGIDFVPLSVDYREQSSAWGKIPGGFVKREGKPTEREILVSRVIDRPIRPMLPEGFFHDVIITALTLSADDKYDPDVLAITGASAALHISRIPFDGPIAGVRVCRIDGKFFANPTYEERQRADLEIVMAGSKDAIVMVEGGAKEVDEDTLAEALYFGLSAIQDLIKAQEELREKVGVPKVSFEGMELPQEIQKQLEEFCTPKIIQSFGISDKRERKTFQSDILKEFIENYQVPEDLHFKLSYNYKKLISKLMRRQVLQEGRRIDGRGAKDIRPISIQVHPFERPHGSAIFTRGQTQAFATVTLGSPEEAQMVESIYEGETFKRFMLHYNFPPFSTGEAKPWGPPRRREIGHGALAERAIEPLIPPETEFPYIIRVVSNILESNGSTSMATVCAGSLALFDAGVPLKKHVAGIAMGLIMEGESYAILSDILGDEDQLGDMDFKVAGTKDGITSIQMDIKIKGLKKEIMKEALQQAKEGRLYILEKMYEAIPEPRKEVSPYAPKIEIITIPEDKALLVIGPGGKNVKEFRDKMGVSVWVHEGGKVSLTSNSREAIEEVKKAIQNLIAEVEVGKVYKGKITRVEPYGVFVEILPGKVGLLHVSKMEGYIKDVRAIFSVGDELLVKVIEIDEQGRAKLTNMGIKEPA; encoded by the coding sequence ATGGAGAGGGTAAGTGCAAAAGTGGGAGATTCGGAGATTTTTATAGAGACTGGTCTTTATGCAAAGCTGGCAGACGGTGCGGTTGTGGTGCGTCAAGGTGAGACCGCAGTGCTGGTGACTGTGGTTATGTCCGAAGAGCCTGTGCAGGGTATAGACTTTGTTCCTCTGTCGGTAGACTATAGGGAGCAGTCCTCCGCTTGGGGTAAGATACCAGGGGGTTTTGTAAAAAGGGAGGGAAAGCCTACAGAGAGAGAAATTCTCGTTTCAAGGGTTATAGACAGACCCATAAGACCCATGCTCCCAGAAGGCTTTTTCCATGATGTGATAATCACCGCACTTACTCTCTCTGCGGATGACAAATATGACCCAGATGTGCTTGCCATAACTGGGGCTTCTGCTGCCTTACACATATCTCGTATACCCTTTGATGGTCCCATAGCAGGAGTAAGGGTCTGTAGGATAGATGGCAAGTTTTTTGCGAATCCCACTTATGAGGAAAGACAGAGGGCAGACCTTGAGATAGTTATGGCTGGGAGCAAGGACGCTATAGTTATGGTGGAAGGTGGGGCAAAGGAGGTGGACGAGGATACCCTCGCAGAAGCTCTATACTTTGGACTTTCCGCCATACAAGACCTTATAAAAGCTCAGGAAGAGCTGAGGGAGAAGGTTGGAGTTCCAAAGGTTTCTTTTGAAGGTATGGAGCTTCCACAAGAGATTCAAAAACAACTTGAAGAATTTTGCACTCCAAAGATAATCCAGTCCTTTGGTATATCAGATAAAAGGGAAAGGAAAACCTTCCAGTCTGACATACTCAAGGAGTTTATAGAGAACTATCAAGTCCCAGAAGATCTACATTTCAAGCTCTCCTACAACTACAAAAAGCTTATAAGCAAGCTGATGAGAAGACAAGTCCTCCAAGAGGGCAGACGCATAGACGGAAGAGGAGCCAAGGACATAAGACCCATAAGCATACAGGTTCATCCCTTTGAGAGACCCCACGGCAGTGCCATATTCACAAGAGGGCAAACACAGGCTTTTGCCACAGTCACTTTGGGTTCACCGGAAGAAGCTCAAATGGTGGAAAGCATATATGAGGGTGAAACCTTCAAAAGGTTTATGCTCCACTACAACTTCCCACCCTTCTCCACTGGCGAAGCCAAGCCATGGGGTCCACCAAGAAGAAGAGAAATAGGACATGGTGCTCTGGCAGAAAGGGCAATAGAGCCACTTATACCACCAGAGACAGAGTTTCCCTATATTATAAGGGTAGTCTCTAACATCCTTGAGTCAAATGGCTCTACTTCTATGGCAACTGTTTGTGCTGGCTCTCTGGCTCTCTTTGATGCGGGTGTGCCTCTCAAAAAGCATGTGGCTGGTATAGCTATGGGGCTTATAATGGAAGGCGAGTCCTATGCCATACTTTCTGATATACTTGGCGATGAAGACCAGCTCGGAGATATGGACTTCAAAGTGGCTGGAACAAAAGACGGTATAACCAGCATCCAGATGGACATAAAGATAAAGGGTCTAAAGAAAGAAATAATGAAGGAAGCCCTTCAACAGGCAAAGGAAGGAAGGCTATATATTTTGGAAAAGATGTATGAAGCCATACCCGAACCAAGGAAAGAAGTATCTCCCTATGCACCTAAGATAGAGATAATTACCATACCAGAGGATAAGGCTCTATTGGTAATAGGACCAGGAGGGAAAAACGTCAAAGAGTTCAGGGACAAGATGGGTGTGTCTGTATGGGTGCATGAGGGTGGAAAGGTGTCCTTGACCTCCAACTCAAGGGAAGCCATAGAGGAGGTCAAGAAGGCTATACAGAACCTTATAGCAGAAGTGGAAGTAGGTAAGGTCTATAAGGGCAAGATAACAAGGGTTGAACCCTATGGAGTTTTTGTGGAGATACTACCTGGGAAGGTGGGGCTTTTGCATGTGAGTAAGATGGAAGGATATATTAAGGATGTTAGGGCTATCTTTAGCGTTGGAGATGAGCTTCTGGTAAAAGTGATTGAGATAGACGAGCAAGGAAGAGCAAAGCTTACCAACATGGGCATAAAGGAGCCGGCGTAG